A window of Halomonas sp. GFAJ-1 contains these coding sequences:
- a CDS encoding peptide-methionine (S)-S-oxide reductase — MALFSDTTSALPGRDTAIETSQVHTINGHSLHPPFPEGYEEIVLGMGCFWGVERLFWQQPGVYVTAVGYAGGTTPNPTYQETCTGRTGHTEVVRVIYDPKQAALETLLQIFWEQHDPTQGNRQGNDVGSQYRSAIFTTTDTQLKAAQDSAAAYQQALNRSGKGAITTEIKPLDTFYYAEAYHQQYLDKNPGGYCGLKGTGVTCPIG; from the coding sequence ATGGCGCTATTTTCTGACACAACATCGGCACTGCCTGGTCGCGACACGGCGATCGAAACCAGCCAAGTGCACACGATAAACGGCCACTCCCTTCATCCTCCTTTTCCGGAAGGTTATGAAGAAATCGTTCTCGGCATGGGGTGTTTTTGGGGGGTAGAGCGTTTATTTTGGCAGCAACCAGGGGTTTATGTGACGGCGGTGGGTTACGCGGGTGGCACGACCCCTAACCCCACGTATCAAGAAACCTGCACGGGCCGAACAGGGCATACTGAAGTTGTCCGGGTCATCTACGACCCAAAACAAGCGGCACTCGAAACCCTGCTGCAAATTTTCTGGGAGCAGCACGACCCCACTCAAGGTAACCGCCAGGGTAACGATGTGGGTAGCCAATACCGTTCGGCAATTTTCACCACCACCGATACGCAACTCAAGGCGGCTCAAGACAGCGCTGCTGCTTATCAGCAGGCACTTAATCGTTCCGGCAAAGGAGCAATTACCACTGAAATAAAGCCACTGGATACGTTTTATTACGCGGAGGCTTATCATCAGCAGTATTTGGATAAGAATCCAGGCGGTTATTGTGGTTTAAAAGGCACGGGTGTTACTTGCCCCATTGGATAA
- a CDS encoding cytochrome C, producing the protein MQCLARYALLSGIATVSIMYSAVALSADEETATHLPHTVEDSPFASEREAVAWRQDELKDLERLLRQLRFDLVNNQDARGAAPRLAELQERATQDYFLPAFIKGTHGRGSDARPAIWEEWDEFAAGFQDLEQKVAVLVEAAEQEDYRAATRAFSDVSLSCRSCHRAYRHN; encoded by the coding sequence ATGCAATGTTTAGCCCGTTACGCGCTTCTCAGCGGCATAGCCACGGTGAGTATAATGTACTCTGCCGTGGCGCTCTCAGCCGACGAAGAAACTGCAACGCATTTGCCGCACACCGTGGAGGACTCTCCGTTTGCTAGCGAACGTGAAGCCGTTGCGTGGCGGCAGGATGAGCTCAAAGATTTAGAGCGCCTACTGCGCCAGCTCCGGTTCGATCTGGTTAATAATCAGGATGCACGCGGTGCAGCTCCTCGATTAGCTGAGCTGCAGGAGCGTGCAACCCAAGACTATTTTCTGCCTGCCTTTATCAAGGGAACCCATGGGCGCGGCTCTGATGCGCGCCCGGCTATATGGGAGGAGTGGGACGAATTTGCTGCCGGTTTTCAAGATCTAGAGCAAAAGGTGGCCGTGTTAGTAGAAGCCGCCGAGCAGGAAGATTATCGTGCAGCAACGCGAGCTTTTTCAGATGTGAGCCTGAGCTGTCGTAGCTGCCACCGCGCTTACCGTCACAATTAG
- a CDS encoding carbonic anhydrase: protein MSDPIATLLENNRAWAERMCEEDPEYFKRLSNQQNPDYLWIGCSDSRVPANQIISLPPGEVFVHRNVANLLHHTDMNALSVVQYAVDVLKVSHIMIVGHYGCGGIKAAVTGGECGVVDYWLHSVREQYNHHRDALKHLPMAEQIDRMCELNVKAQVNSLCRTKILQLAWQRGQRISVHGWVYGLSDGRVKDLKCTISGLDQVETLYRIDRLQSGD from the coding sequence ATGTCTGACCCTATTGCGACACTTCTCGAAAACAATCGCGCCTGGGCGGAACGCATGTGCGAAGAGGATCCCGAGTATTTCAAGCGCCTCTCCAATCAACAGAACCCTGACTATTTATGGATAGGGTGTTCTGATAGCCGCGTTCCCGCTAACCAGATTATTTCACTGCCACCGGGTGAAGTGTTTGTCCACCGGAATGTAGCTAACCTGCTCCACCATACCGATATGAACGCGCTTTCCGTGGTGCAGTATGCGGTTGATGTACTGAAGGTCAGCCATATTATGATTGTGGGCCACTATGGTTGTGGTGGTATTAAGGCGGCCGTGACAGGTGGCGAATGCGGTGTGGTTGATTACTGGCTTCACTCTGTAAGAGAGCAGTATAACCACCACCGTGACGCGCTCAAACACCTGCCTATGGCGGAACAGATCGACCGCATGTGTGAATTGAACGTTAAGGCTCAGGTTAATAGCCTATGCCGCACTAAGATACTCCAACTTGCATGGCAGCGCGGACAACGTATCTCAGTGCATGGCTGGGTCTACGGGTTGAGTGATGGTCGGGTTAAAGATTTAAAATGCACCATTAGCGGCCTTGACCAGGTAGAAACGCTGTATCGTATTGACCGCCTTCAATCTGGCGACTGA
- a CDS encoding glutathione-disulfide reductase — protein sequence MSAEYEYDLFVIGAGSGGVRAARMAASTGARVGIAEDRYLGGTCVNVGCVPKKLYAYASHFQDNFSDAEGFGWQMAGPATFNWATLRDNKTSEISRLNGIYQRMLEGAGVTLFNARARLVDPHTVSLVSQGSETQVTAKQILLATGGWPWVPDFPGCEHAINSNQVFDLQNFPNRFLVLGGGYIAVEFASIFNGLGSETHLIYRGELFLKGFDQEVREFTCEEMAKKGVNLHFNTNIERIEPNGTALNVHLTTGEVLEVDAVLAATGRRANTEGLGLETVGITLDASGKIPINERYETQVRSVLALGDLTNGPELTPVALAEAMQLVDTHFNKTEPKPLDYATIPTAVFCHPNIGTVGLSEEAAREKHTKIRVYRTDFRSMKHTLSGNTERVLMKLIVDDETDVVVGAHMVGEDAGELIQGIAIAVRAGLTKRDFDCTVGIHPTGAEEFVTMREPSRY from the coding sequence ATGTCAGCTGAGTATGAATATGATCTGTTTGTGATTGGAGCGGGGTCTGGTGGCGTCCGAGCTGCCCGTATGGCAGCTTCAACGGGCGCACGCGTCGGCATAGCAGAAGACCGCTATTTGGGCGGCACCTGTGTCAATGTGGGGTGTGTGCCTAAAAAGCTCTACGCCTATGCGTCACATTTTCAAGATAACTTTAGTGATGCTGAGGGCTTTGGGTGGCAAATGGCGGGGCCAGCCACTTTCAATTGGGCCACGTTGCGTGATAACAAAACCAGTGAAATAAGCCGCCTAAACGGCATTTATCAGCGGATGCTTGAAGGCGCTGGGGTAACCTTGTTCAACGCTCGCGCGAGGCTGGTCGATCCACACACCGTTTCGTTAGTTTCCCAAGGAAGCGAGACCCAGGTCACTGCCAAGCAGATTTTATTAGCGACTGGCGGCTGGCCATGGGTGCCTGATTTCCCGGGGTGTGAACACGCCATTAATTCTAATCAAGTGTTTGATTTGCAAAACTTTCCGAATCGCTTTTTAGTGCTGGGCGGCGGCTATATTGCAGTCGAGTTTGCCAGTATTTTTAATGGGTTAGGCAGTGAAACTCACTTAATTTATCGCGGTGAGCTTTTCTTAAAAGGATTCGACCAGGAAGTCCGTGAATTTACCTGCGAAGAGATGGCCAAAAAAGGGGTCAACCTACATTTTAATACCAACATTGAGAGAATTGAGCCCAATGGCACAGCGCTAAATGTGCACCTCACTACAGGAGAGGTGCTGGAAGTAGACGCTGTACTCGCAGCCACAGGGCGTAGGGCTAATACTGAAGGCTTAGGGCTAGAGACTGTGGGGATAACGCTAGATGCTAGTGGAAAAATACCCATCAATGAACGTTATGAAACCCAAGTCCGCTCTGTATTAGCACTGGGCGATTTAACCAATGGGCCTGAATTAACCCCTGTCGCCCTAGCCGAAGCCATGCAACTGGTGGATACGCACTTTAATAAGACCGAGCCCAAACCACTAGATTACGCCACTATTCCTACGGCGGTATTTTGCCATCCGAACATTGGTACCGTGGGGCTTTCAGAGGAAGCTGCGCGGGAAAAACATACCAAAATCCGCGTTTATCGCACTGACTTTAGGTCGATGAAGCACACGCTCTCTGGTAATACGGAGCGTGTGTTGATGAAGCTGATTGTCGATGATGAAACAGATGTCGTCGTAGGTGCACACATGGTGGGGGAAGACGCCGGGGAGCTAATTCAGGGTATAGCAATAGCGGTAAGAGCAGGGCTAACCAAGCGCGATTTTGATTGCACAGTGGGTATTCACCCAACAGGGGCTGAAGAATTTGTCACCATGAGAGAGCCTTCGCGCTATTAA
- a CDS encoding diaminobutyrate acetyltransferase — protein sequence MSTPIKPFTPSADLARPTVADAVVGHAETPLFIRKPNADDGWGVFELIKACPPLDVNSAYAYLLLATQFRDTCAVATNEEGEIVGFVSGYVKDNAPDTYFLWQVAVGEKARGTGLARRLVEAIMSRPELANVHHLETTITPDNQASWGLFRRLAARWHAPLNSREYFSTEQLGGEHDPENLVRIGPFQTEAL from the coding sequence ATGAGTACGCCTATAAAGCCTTTTACACCCTCTGCCGACTTAGCACGGCCTACTGTTGCTGATGCGGTAGTCGGTCATGCAGAGACGCCACTGTTTATCCGTAAGCCCAACGCGGATGATGGATGGGGCGTCTTCGAGCTGATTAAAGCTTGCCCACCGCTGGATGTGAACTCAGCCTACGCCTACTTATTATTGGCAACCCAATTTCGTGATACTTGCGCAGTCGCCACTAATGAAGAGGGCGAGATTGTTGGCTTTGTTTCGGGCTATGTAAAAGACAATGCGCCGGATACCTATTTCCTATGGCAGGTAGCTGTAGGTGAAAAGGCACGGGGTACTGGGTTAGCACGCCGCTTGGTGGAAGCCATTATGTCCCGCCCTGAATTGGCAAATGTCCACCATCTGGAAACAACGATTACTCCCGACAACCAAGCCTCTTGGGGCTTGTTTCGTCGTCTTGCCGCACGCTGGCATGCCCCCCTCAATAGTCGTGAATACTTCTCTACCGAGCAACTGGGTGGGGAGCACGACCCGGAAAACCTAGTTCGTATAGGCCCGTTCCAAACCGAAGCGCTCTAA
- a CDS encoding diaminobutyrate--2-oxoglutarate transaminase, whose product MQTQTLERLESNVRTYSRSFPVVFTKAQNARLTDENGREYIDFLAGAGTLNYGHNNPHLKQAMIDYLATDGVVHGLDMWTAAKRDYLETLEELILKPRGLEYKVHLPGPTGTNAVEAAIRLARVAKGRHNIVTFTNGFHGVTMGALATTGNRKFREATGGIPTQGASFLPFDGYMGEHADTLDYFEKLLNDKSGGLDIPAGVIVETVQGEGGINVASLEWLKRLESICHAHDILLIVDDIQAGCGRTGKFFSFEHAGITPDIVTNSKSLSGFGMPFAHVLMRPELDKWKPGQYNGTFRGFNLAMVTATAAMKKYWSNDMFERDVQRKARIVEERFQKLAALLSENGMPATERGRGLMRGIDVVSGDIADKITSKAFEHGLIIETSGQDGEVVKCLCPLTITDNDLLEALDILEASVKAVISK is encoded by the coding sequence ATGCAGACCCAAACGCTTGAACGTTTAGAATCCAATGTACGTACTTATTCGCGCTCGTTTCCCGTGGTGTTTACCAAAGCACAAAATGCGCGTTTAACTGATGAGAATGGTCGCGAGTATATCGATTTTTTAGCGGGCGCCGGCACGCTGAACTACGGTCACAACAACCCCCATTTGAAACAGGCAATGATCGATTACCTCGCAACCGACGGGGTAGTGCACGGCCTGGATATGTGGACAGCTGCGAAGCGTGACTACTTAGAAACCCTTGAAGAGCTAATCCTTAAGCCTCGCGGGCTGGAATATAAAGTCCACTTGCCTGGTCCAACGGGTACTAACGCAGTAGAAGCGGCCATCCGTCTGGCCCGTGTTGCTAAAGGTCGCCATAACATTGTGACCTTTACCAACGGCTTCCACGGCGTCACCATGGGCGCACTGGCCACTACCGGGAATCGTAAATTCCGTGAAGCGACGGGGGGCATACCCACCCAAGGCGCAAGCTTCTTGCCATTCGATGGTTACATGGGCGAGCATGCGGATACTCTTGATTATTTTGAGAAACTACTCAACGATAAATCAGGCGGCTTAGATATCCCCGCAGGCGTCATCGTTGAAACCGTGCAAGGCGAGGGCGGTATCAACGTTGCGAGCCTAGAGTGGCTGAAACGCCTAGAAAGCATTTGCCATGCTCATGACATTTTGCTGATTGTGGACGATATTCAGGCGGGATGTGGACGTACAGGCAAATTCTTTAGCTTTGAGCACGCAGGCATTACGCCCGATATAGTCACTAATTCAAAGTCACTCTCCGGCTTTGGCATGCCGTTTGCTCATGTACTGATGCGCCCAGAATTGGATAAATGGAAGCCAGGCCAATATAACGGCACTTTCCGCGGTTTTAATCTTGCGATGGTGACAGCCACCGCAGCGATGAAAAAATATTGGTCAAATGATATGTTTGAGCGTGACGTTCAGCGCAAAGCGCGTATTGTTGAAGAGCGTTTTCAAAAACTGGCAGCGCTACTCAGTGAAAACGGCATGCCTGCTACCGAACGTGGCCGTGGCCTTATGCGCGGTATCGACGTTGTATCTGGCGACATTGCCGATAAGATTACCAGCAAAGCGTTTGAGCATGGCCTGATTATTGAGACGAGTGGCCAAGATGGTGAAGTAGTGAAATGCCTCTGCCCACTGACGATCACCGATAACGACCTGCTTGAAGCGCTGGATATCCTAGAAGCATCGGTGAAGGCTGTTATCAGCAAGTGA
- a CDS encoding L-ectoine synthase, whose product MIVRNIEEARQTDRLVTAENGNWDSTRLVLANDGGNFSFHITRIFEGTETHIHYKHHYESVYCIEGEGEVETLADGKIWPIKPGDIYILDQHDEHLLRAHKTMHLACVFTPPITGNEVHRDDGSYAPADE is encoded by the coding sequence ATGATCGTTCGCAACATTGAAGAAGCACGCCAAACTGACCGCTTAGTGACCGCTGAAAACGGCAACTGGGACAGCACACGCTTGGTCTTGGCTAACGACGGTGGCAACTTCTCGTTTCACATTACCCGTATCTTCGAAGGCACTGAGACACACATTCACTACAAGCATCACTACGAGTCTGTGTACTGCATTGAAGGCGAAGGTGAGGTGGAGACCCTGGCCGATGGCAAAATTTGGCCTATTAAGCCAGGCGACATCTACATTCTGGACCAGCACGATGAACACTTGTTGCGTGCCCACAAAACCATGCATTTAGCCTGCGTATTTACGCCGCCTATCACTGGTAATGAAGTGCACCGGGACGATGGTTCTTACGCGCCTGCAGATGAGTAG
- a CDS encoding ATP-dependent zinc protease produces the protein MRPGVLWLLAGLSLTFAGCATIQPDTNEPPPLSEASFNTRMLELENALSQQCDATSSLQERQLNQQQVLTADVREVGSLLRFLRDDIANLEARGEEPIIIREECEAAAIEDTKTMLGRNEWVGLPSIGTYLKARVDSGAHTSSLSASNITRFERDGENWVRFKLALNEEDVVVERIRDEWIEAPIIRRVRIVQASGEESRPVISLLMTLGPLRENVEFTLNDRTHLDYPVLLGRRFMMDIATIDVAQTYIHERPEFPGGEPAEQAADDEAADQDDTEE, from the coding sequence ATGCGCCCAGGTGTTTTGTGGTTGTTGGCTGGTTTGTCGCTTACGTTTGCAGGCTGTGCCACCATCCAGCCTGATACTAATGAACCACCACCGCTGAGCGAAGCCTCATTCAATACCCGCATGCTTGAGCTAGAAAATGCTCTTTCACAGCAGTGTGATGCAACATCCTCGCTGCAAGAGCGTCAGCTTAATCAGCAGCAGGTGCTTACAGCCGATGTACGAGAGGTAGGAAGCCTGCTCCGCTTTTTGCGAGACGATATCGCGAACTTAGAGGCTCGAGGTGAAGAGCCCATCATTATCCGTGAAGAGTGCGAAGCTGCGGCTATTGAGGATACCAAGACCATGCTGGGCCGTAATGAGTGGGTAGGGTTACCCAGTATTGGCACTTATTTGAAAGCTAGGGTCGATTCCGGCGCTCATACGTCGTCGCTTTCCGCCTCTAATATCACTCGCTTTGAGCGAGACGGTGAAAACTGGGTGCGCTTTAAGCTTGCGCTAAACGAAGAAGATGTCGTTGTCGAACGTATTCGTGATGAGTGGATTGAAGCGCCTATCATACGTAGGGTGCGTATTGTTCAGGCTTCCGGCGAAGAGTCTCGTCCCGTTATTTCATTGTTAATGACGCTTGGCCCTCTCCGTGAAAACGTTGAATTTACTCTCAATGACCGCACGCATTTAGACTACCCAGTGCTACTGGGGCGTCGTTTTATGATGGATATTGCCACCATTGATGTTGCTCAAACCTATATTCACGAGCGACCTGAGTTTCCTGGCGGTGAGCCAGCCGAGCAAGCTGCTGATGATGAAGCGGCTGATCAAGACGATACCGAAGAGTAA
- a CDS encoding gonadoliberin III encodes MSRLPFYLIVGFLLVAGIATSIHRHIQFEIPWFPGEQRQVWEIEAVINFNAQNGPVQVDLALPTHQAGFRVLTENTASSGYGLAYLADELGRQAQWTIREAAGSQQLYYSVQMLVSPDARSPVQTPPGLSSPPPWESPYDTAANQLIERAWGRSANNATFARELILDINGTRQGENARLLLTQEQPSTLVVRLLNQAGVQAREVSGLLLEDGRRRQLLSSWIQVFDASTERWAIFNPTTGEQGRPENLLLWETGGRAVLEVQGGTNSRVSFSMLTHHQPASAAVRNHYSDDTLLNFSIHSLPLEEQALFQTIMLIPIGALMVVFLRVLVGVKTSGTFMPVLIALAFIQTTLLTGLIGFLLIVAVGLIIRNYLSYLNLLLVARVSAVIITVIAIISIFTVLAYRMGLSAGLTVTFFPMIILAWTIERMSILWEEEGPKQVLIQGGGSLLTAVLAYLAMNNPWVRHITFNFLGVQLILMALILLLGNYTGYRLFELRRFKPITDDEKPS; translated from the coding sequence ATGTCACGGCTGCCATTTTATTTGATCGTAGGTTTTTTGCTAGTTGCGGGTATTGCTACCAGTATTCATCGGCACATCCAGTTTGAGATCCCCTGGTTTCCTGGTGAACAGCGCCAAGTATGGGAAATTGAAGCGGTTATTAATTTCAATGCGCAAAATGGGCCGGTTCAAGTCGACTTGGCTCTACCTACCCATCAGGCAGGTTTCCGCGTACTTACCGAAAACACCGCCTCCTCTGGTTATGGTTTAGCTTACCTGGCTGACGAGCTTGGCCGTCAGGCGCAATGGACGATTCGCGAGGCCGCCGGTAGCCAGCAGCTGTACTATTCGGTACAAATGCTGGTATCTCCCGATGCTCGCTCTCCCGTACAAACGCCTCCTGGCCTCTCTTCTCCGCCTCCGTGGGAGAGCCCATACGACACGGCGGCTAACCAGCTCATCGAGCGCGCTTGGGGACGCAGTGCCAACAACGCGACCTTTGCTAGGGAGCTGATACTCGACATTAATGGTACCCGGCAAGGCGAAAACGCTCGTTTGCTGCTTACCCAAGAACAGCCTTCTACCTTAGTGGTTCGCTTACTCAATCAAGCGGGTGTTCAAGCACGTGAAGTGAGTGGCTTACTACTTGAAGATGGGCGCAGACGTCAGCTATTAAGCAGCTGGATCCAAGTATTTGATGCATCCACCGAGCGCTGGGCGATATTTAACCCAACCACCGGTGAGCAAGGCAGGCCCGAAAACCTACTGCTATGGGAAACAGGCGGGCGTGCGGTGTTAGAAGTTCAAGGTGGCACCAACTCTCGGGTTAGTTTTTCGATGCTAACCCACCATCAGCCGGCATCGGCTGCGGTGCGCAACCACTATTCTGACGACACCCTACTGAACTTCTCTATTCACAGCTTGCCGCTGGAAGAGCAAGCGCTGTTCCAGACGATTATGCTCATACCGATAGGCGCACTGATGGTGGTCTTTCTGCGGGTACTGGTGGGTGTTAAAACATCGGGCACTTTTATGCCGGTACTTATTGCATTGGCCTTTATTCAAACCACTCTGCTGACCGGCTTAATCGGCTTTCTGTTAATCGTGGCTGTTGGCTTGATCATCCGCAACTACCTCTCTTACCTCAATTTGCTCCTTGTGGCGCGTGTGTCGGCGGTGATCATCACGGTCATCGCCATCATTTCTATCTTTACCGTATTGGCTTATCGCATGGGGTTAAGCGCTGGATTAACGGTTACTTTCTTCCCTATGATTATTTTGGCGTGGACCATCGAACGAATGTCCATTCTGTGGGAAGAAGAAGGCCCTAAACAGGTGTTGATCCAAGGTGGCGGCAGCCTGCTTACTGCTGTATTGGCTTACCTTGCCATGAATAACCCCTGGGTGCGTCACATCACGTTTAATTTCCTAGGCGTCCAGCTAATACTCATGGCTTTGATTCTACTGTTGGGTAATTACACTGGCTACCGGTTGTTTGAGCTACGGCGTTTCAAGCCAATTACAGATGACGAGAAACCCTCATGA
- a CDS encoding alpha-L-glutamate ligase-like protein, translating to MSWLKNWTWPTRLRDKGIIGMNRRNIRYIGRYNSRRLYPLVDDKLKTKLLARQYGITTPELIGTVTTQFGVKHIGEMLTGHSGFVIKPAKGSGGKGILVIEKVEDGAFIKPSGVGQSIEDIERHVSNILSGLYSLGGSPDVAVIETLINFDESLLAYTYEGVPDIRVIIFKGYPVMAMMRLSTAASDGKANLHQGAVGVGLNIATGSAIRGVQFDRPCFSHPDTGHDLASLVVPQWDTLLHLAAGCYEMTGLGYLGTDMVLDRAHGPMLLELNARPGLAIQMTNGEGLRRRLDLIERQPDGVSVEERVAFAQHHFARQSELIESPDSTPASA from the coding sequence ATGAGTTGGCTTAAAAACTGGACATGGCCAACTCGGTTGCGAGACAAAGGGATTATCGGCATGAATCGGCGTAACATTCGTTACATCGGTCGCTACAACTCCCGTCGTCTGTACCCGCTGGTGGACGATAAACTTAAAACTAAGCTGCTTGCTCGCCAGTACGGTATTACCACGCCAGAACTCATTGGCACAGTTACCACCCAGTTCGGCGTCAAGCACATTGGCGAAATGCTAACAGGACATAGTGGCTTTGTAATCAAACCTGCCAAAGGGAGTGGCGGGAAAGGCATTCTGGTAATCGAGAAAGTCGAAGACGGGGCTTTTATCAAACCCAGTGGGGTGGGTCAGTCGATTGAGGATATTGAACGCCACGTTTCCAATATTCTTTCCGGGCTTTACTCTTTGGGTGGATCGCCTGATGTGGCGGTCATTGAAACGCTAATCAACTTTGATGAAAGTCTGTTGGCTTACACCTATGAGGGTGTGCCTGATATTCGAGTCATCATTTTTAAAGGCTATCCGGTCATGGCGATGATGCGGCTCTCGACTGCGGCATCCGACGGTAAAGCTAATTTGCACCAAGGGGCGGTAGGCGTAGGGTTAAACATCGCCACCGGCTCAGCTATTCGGGGCGTTCAGTTTGACCGTCCTTGTTTCAGCCACCCTGATACAGGTCACGATTTGGCAAGTCTGGTGGTGCCGCAGTGGGATACGCTGCTCCATTTGGCGGCGGGTTGTTATGAAATGACCGGGCTTGGCTATCTAGGAACCGACATGGTGCTTGATCGCGCACATGGCCCCATGCTGCTGGAGCTCAATGCCCGCCCAGGCTTAGCCATCCAAATGACGAATGGTGAAGGATTACGCCGACGCCTTGACCTAATTGAGCGTCAGCCAGATGGGGTCTCAGTTGAAGAGCGAGTAGCGTTTGCTCAACATCACTTTGCCCGACAAAGCGAGCTGATTGAAAGCCCTGACAGCACTCCGGCTAGCGCGTAG
- a CDS encoding transcriptional repressor, with translation MTEANSLLLQAETQCHTRGVRFTPIRRRVLELIAENGGGLKAYDLLDKLSTEHAAARPPTVYRALEFLIDQGLVHRIESQNAYVACACPEHAHGFQLLICRQCGYVEELHLDAISDELATLAKRQGFNVERQTIELQGLCQHCRQASA, from the coding sequence ATGACTGAAGCCAATTCGTTACTGTTGCAAGCAGAAACTCAGTGCCACACCCGAGGCGTACGATTTACGCCGATTCGCCGCCGTGTGCTTGAGCTAATTGCTGAGAATGGAGGCGGTTTAAAAGCCTATGACCTGCTGGACAAGCTCTCCACTGAACATGCTGCCGCACGGCCGCCCACGGTTTATCGTGCCCTTGAATTTTTGATCGACCAGGGGTTGGTCCACCGCATTGAGTCGCAAAATGCCTACGTTGCTTGCGCCTGCCCTGAGCATGCTCACGGTTTCCAGCTGCTTATTTGTCGACAGTGTGGCTACGTGGAAGAACTTCACTTAGATGCTATCAGCGATGAGCTGGCGACCTTGGCAAAACGCCAAGGCTTTAACGTTGAGCGCCAAACCATTGAGCTTCAAGGCCTTTGCCAACATTGCCGACAAGCGAGTGCCTAA
- a CDS encoding phosphoribosyl-AMP cyclohydrolase, with product MSRFNHLEPSSLFKALEAATPTDTLPATQTLLDAARFNKDGLLPAIAQQHDTGEVLMMAWMNREALEETLTTQQVCYYSRSRQKLWRKGESSGQQQRLKSAALDCDGDTLLLQVEQTGPACHTGRRSCFYISMDREQATINSEPLIDPATLYGKK from the coding sequence ATGTCCCGTTTTAATCACTTAGAACCCAGCAGCCTGTTTAAAGCGCTGGAAGCTGCCACTCCCACAGATACGTTACCAGCTACGCAGACGTTGCTGGACGCGGCGCGCTTTAATAAAGATGGACTACTGCCCGCCATTGCCCAGCAACACGATACCGGCGAAGTACTGATGATGGCGTGGATGAACCGAGAAGCCCTGGAAGAGACATTGACGACCCAGCAAGTGTGTTACTACTCTCGCTCTCGTCAAAAACTGTGGCGTAAAGGAGAATCCTCTGGGCAGCAGCAGCGGCTGAAAAGTGCCGCGCTAGATTGCGATGGGGACACTCTACTTCTCCAGGTTGAACAAACAGGTCCCGCTTGCCACACCGGCCGCCGTAGCTGTTTTTACATAAGCATGGACAGGGAGCAGGCAACCATTAATAGCGAGCCATTGATCGACCCTGCCACTCTTTACGGCAAAAAGTGA
- a CDS encoding membrane protein insertion efficiency factor YidD, which yields MRRFFTALSQGLVKLMGGAMVGLVKVYQYTISPLLGPRCRFWPSCSSYTIEAIQVHGPFKGGWMAAKRIVKCHPGNPGGMDPVPGGRSEQLCQEDDSSTPPTHPKCNHRH from the coding sequence ATGCGACGGTTCTTTACTGCGCTGAGCCAAGGCTTGGTGAAGTTAATGGGAGGGGCCATGGTAGGCTTAGTAAAAGTCTACCAATACACCATTAGCCCCCTACTTGGCCCGCGCTGCCGTTTTTGGCCAAGCTGTTCTTCTTACACCATTGAAGCCATTCAAGTGCATGGCCCCTTTAAGGGAGGCTGGATGGCGGCTAAACGTATCGTGAAGTGCCACCCGGGCAACCCTGGCGGCATGGACCCTGTGCCTGGCGGAAGAAGCGAACAGCTTTGCCAAGAAGATGACAGTTCAACACCCCCTACCCACCCCAAATGCAACCACCGGCACTAA
- a CDS encoding Fe-S cluster assembly protein SufE — protein MSTSGAELAQQELVEEFEMFDNWMDRYQYIIDMGKQLPDFPEACKTDEFKIQGCQSNVWMRHEEEGGKLIFKATSDAAIVSGLIAVLLRIYSERSAEEINHTEPHFMKDLGLDKHLSPTRSNGLHAMLERIYQVAKQG, from the coding sequence ATGAGTACTTCCGGCGCCGAGTTAGCCCAGCAAGAGCTGGTCGAAGAGTTTGAAATGTTTGATAACTGGATGGATCGCTATCAATACATTATCGATATGGGAAAACAACTTCCTGATTTTCCAGAAGCGTGCAAAACAGACGAGTTTAAGATTCAGGGGTGCCAATCCAATGTTTGGATGCGCCACGAGGAGGAGGGCGGCAAACTAATCTTTAAAGCCACGTCTGATGCTGCGATTGTATCGGGCTTAATTGCGGTGCTGCTGAGGATTTATAGCGAACGAAGCGCAGAGGAAATTAACCATACTGAACCCCATTTTATGAAAGACCTTGGCCTGGATAAACACTTATCCCCTACGCGCAGTAACGGTCTGCACGCCATGCTGGAGCGCATTTACCAGGTAGCGAAACAAGGCTGA